The following are from one region of the Girardinichthys multiradiatus isolate DD_20200921_A chromosome 9, DD_fGirMul_XY1, whole genome shotgun sequence genome:
- the LOC124873741 gene encoding uncharacterized protein LOC124873741 isoform X5 — MKQETDTLIGTVSGFLHIKEEPEELELKQMKEEDRQSESQQMVKIEVEDISQDENHDALKQETDTLIETDLGYLEFKEEPVELEPKQVKEEDGRSGPQQVAKKEPDSICQDENQDALKQETDALILTASVDETDHQQPQPIGNQIIFQNFPKAERHQETKTYEASGSNRDEQQQKKAQKTRGQSNNVEKRKKDKKIHKDKKCLLERSSCSDLEFTCPGIFIQSHGRGWIFCLNR, encoded by the exons ATGAAGCAAGAGACAGATACATTAATAGGAACAGTTTCTGGATTTCTACATATAAAAGAAGAACCAGAGGAACTAgaactgaaacaaatgaaagaagaaGATCGTCAATCAGAATCTCAGCAGATGGTAAAAATTGAGGTTGAAGACATCAGTCAGGATGAAAACCACGATGCTCTGAAGCAGGAGACTGATACATTAATTGAAACAGATTTGGGATATCTTGAATTCAAAGAGGAACCAGTGGAACTAGAACCTAAACAAGTGAAGGAAGAGGACGGTAGATCAGGACCTCAGCAGGTGGCCAAAAAAGAGCCTGATAGCATCTGTCAGGATGAAAACCAGGATGCACTGAAGCAGGAGACTGATGCATTAATTCTAACAGCTTCTGTTGATGAAACCGACCACCAACAACCTCAACCAATTGGAAACCAAATCATCTTCCAGAACTTCCCTAAAGCAGAACGTCATCAGGAAACAAAGACTTACGAAGCCTCAGGATCCAACAGAGATGAGCAGCAACAGAAGAAAGCTCAGAAAACCAGAGGTCAAAGTAACAATGTAGAGAAAAGGAAGAAGGAcaagaaaatacacaaagataaaaaat GCCTTCTGGAGCGCTCATCTTGTTCAGACCTGGAGTTTACATGTCCTGGCATATTTATTCAGAGCCATGGAAGAGGCTGGATTTTCTGTCTGAACCGTTAG
- the LOC124873741 gene encoding zinc finger protein 37-like isoform X4, which yields MKQETDTLIGTVSGFLHIKEEPEELELKQMKEEDRQSESQQMVKIEVEDISQDENHDALKQETDTLIETDLGYLEFKEEPVELEPKQVKEEDGRSGPQQVAKKEPDSICQDENQDALKQETDALILTASVDETDHQQPQPIGNQIIFQNFPKAERHQETKTYEASGSNRDEQQQKKAQKTRGQSNNVEKRKKDKKIHKDKKCKQCEVCSKSFKYSKDLAAHMRTHTGEKPYFCITCGNRFSYKSSLDSHIKTHTGEKPFSCVSCGKSFRQKGNLHTHIRTHTGEKPYFCKTCGYRCSYKSSLDSHIKTHTGERPFSCVSCGKCFSRKGYLNYHIRIHTGEKPLSCKTCGKCFRFRSALTHHVGTHIK from the coding sequence ATGAAGCAAGAGACAGATACATTAATAGGAACAGTTTCTGGATTTCTACATATAAAAGAAGAACCAGAGGAACTAgaactgaaacaaatgaaagaagaaGATCGTCAATCAGAATCTCAGCAGATGGTAAAAATTGAGGTTGAAGACATCAGTCAGGATGAAAACCACGATGCTCTGAAGCAGGAGACTGATACATTAATTGAAACAGATTTGGGATATCTTGAATTCAAAGAGGAACCAGTGGAACTAGAACCTAAACAAGTGAAGGAAGAGGACGGTAGATCAGGACCTCAGCAGGTGGCCAAAAAAGAGCCTGATAGCATCTGTCAGGATGAAAACCAGGATGCACTGAAGCAGGAGACTGATGCATTAATTCTAACAGCTTCTGTTGATGAAACCGACCACCAACAACCTCAACCAATTGGAAACCAAATCATCTTCCAGAACTTCCCTAAAGCAGAACGTCATCAGGAAACAAAGACTTACGAAGCCTCAGGATCCAACAGAGATGAGCAGCAACAGAAGAAAGCTCAGAAAACCAGAGGTCAAAGTAACAATGTAGAGAAAAGGAAGAAGGAcaagaaaatacacaaagataaaaaatgtaaacagtgtGAAGTGTGCAGTAAAAGTTTCAAATACAGTAAAGATTTAGCAGCTCAtatgagaactcacacaggagagaaaccttATTTTTGTATAACCTGTGGGAATAGGTTCAGTTATAAAAGTAGTTTGGATAGCCACATTAAAACTCatacaggtgagaagcctttctcatgtgtatcctgtggaaaaagtttcagaCAGAAAGGTAATTTGCATACTCACATTAGAACTCATACAGGAGAGAAAccttatttttgtaaaacctGTGGGTATAGGTGCAGTTATAAAAGTAGTTTGGATAGCCACATTAAAACTCACACGGGAGAGAGGCCTTTTTCATGTGTAAGctgtggaaaatgtttcagcCGAAAAGGTTACTTGAATTACCACATAAGAATTCACACGGGTGAGAAACCTCTGTCATGTAAAAcctgtggaaaatgttttcGTTTTAGAAGTGCTCTGACACACCATGTTGGAACACATATAAAATAG